From Variimorphobacter saccharofermentans, one genomic window encodes:
- a CDS encoding GNAT family N-acetyltransferase, protein MILKEYKDAASFLNDYERVMLQREAVSQNILYHAYHRRALRTQDKEYFGAVLEEKDTILLFCIDSNQCLLIYTIQCEGMLEASSYLADNLGNKNVLVQSINAKEEICHRFIDQYRKHIPCTSSPRLEMDIMELRNVNEVTPIEGNQRLALNIEIKILTDWMIRYLIETFANETDYEEILSKATDFVSREKVYLFENKEHVVVSMAIVARELSRGSAIMYVFTPEKHRGKGYAAANVYYLCKKLMAEGNEFCTLFVERKNPLDARVYEKIGFHVLEDSCEYALFHKRAE, encoded by the coding sequence ATGATATTGAAGGAGTATAAGGACGCGGCATCATTTTTAAATGATTATGAAAGAGTTATGCTGCAAAGAGAAGCAGTAAGCCAAAATATCCTCTACCATGCTTATCATAGAAGAGCTTTAAGAACCCAAGATAAGGAATACTTTGGAGCAGTATTGGAGGAGAAGGATACTATACTACTCTTTTGCATTGATTCTAATCAATGCCTCCTGATTTATACCATACAATGTGAAGGTATGCTAGAGGCCTCCTCGTATTTGGCAGATAATCTCGGTAATAAAAATGTATTGGTTCAAAGCATTAATGCCAAGGAGGAAATTTGCCATCGTTTTATCGATCAATATAGAAAACATATACCATGTACGTCCTCTCCCAGGCTGGAAATGGACATCATGGAATTACGTAATGTAAATGAAGTTACACCAATTGAGGGAAATCAACGTTTGGCTCTGAACATAGAGATTAAAATACTAACGGATTGGATGATCCGATATCTAATAGAAACCTTCGCAAATGAAACAGATTATGAAGAAATTCTAAGCAAGGCAACTGACTTTGTATCAAGAGAGAAGGTTTACCTGTTTGAAAATAAGGAGCATGTCGTGGTATCTATGGCAATTGTCGCAAGAGAATTATCGCGGGGAAGCGCTATAATGTATGTATTTACGCCGGAAAAACATCGTGGAAAGGGATATGCAGCAGCAAATGTGTATTACTTATGTAAGAAGCTGATGGCAGAGGGAAATGAATTCTGTACTTTGTTTGTAGAAAGGAAAAATCCTCTTGATGCAAGGGTTTATGAAAAAATAGGCTTTCATGTCTTGGAAGATAGCTGTGAATATGCATTGTTTCACAAAAGAGCAGAATAA
- a CDS encoding GNAT family N-acetyltransferase has protein sequence MRIKDFNISHIDEARSIAAENYERERKVVPELPRIEVLPGLEHFAENNLGAVAFEGNHMIGFLGAYSPFEDAFGTTGVRGTFSPIHAHGVLHDFTGSERERIYSRLYQSAADKWVKAGILSHAIALYTHDKEAINSFFYNGFGIRCIDAIRSLENIPENMVNSELSQLSPVYREVSRNEWGLLIEQHNDLISHLGNSPAFLKYYTIDIDELYRRTTEGTRYFAVKIGADYVAYVKIDRTGENFATDVEGMMNICGAYCNPKYRGIGIYHNLLLYLMSSLKEEGYTRLGVDFESFNPNARGFWLKHFKAYTSSVVRRIDDRQIL, from the coding sequence ATGAGAATAAAGGATTTTAATATAAGTCATATTGATGAAGCACGAAGCATAGCAGCAGAGAATTATGAACGAGAGCGTAAGGTGGTTCCGGAATTACCTAGAATTGAAGTGCTTCCGGGCTTAGAGCATTTTGCAGAAAATAACTTAGGGGCTGTGGCATTTGAGGGAAATCACATGATTGGCTTTCTGGGGGCTTATTCTCCGTTTGAGGATGCCTTTGGTACTACTGGAGTAAGAGGAACCTTTTCACCAATACATGCACATGGAGTATTACATGATTTCACAGGGTCAGAGAGGGAGAGAATTTACTCCCGTCTTTACCAAAGTGCAGCCGATAAATGGGTGAAGGCAGGAATCTTAAGTCATGCTATTGCTTTATATACTCATGATAAAGAGGCCATCAATAGCTTTTTCTATAATGGCTTTGGTATACGCTGCATTGATGCGATACGTTCCCTTGAGAATATACCAGAGAATATGGTCAATTCAGAACTCTCACAGCTTTCACCTGTATATCGCGAGGTTTCAAGAAATGAGTGGGGGTTGCTGATAGAACAGCACAATGATTTGATTAGTCATCTTGGGAACAGTCCTGCTTTTTTGAAATATTATACGATTGATATTGATGAGTTATATCGCCGTACAACGGAGGGTACTCGATACTTTGCAGTAAAAATAGGAGCGGACTATGTAGCATATGTGAAAATTGACAGAACAGGTGAAAACTTTGCAACAGATGTGGAAGGTATGATGAATATCTGCGGAGCCTATTGTAATCCAAAGTATCGAGGAATTGGAATATATCATAATTTGCTTTTGTATTTAATGAGTTCCCTCAAGGAGGAGGGCTATACTCGCTTGGGTGTGGATTTTGAAAGCTTTAATCCGAATGCTCGTGGATTTTGGCTGAAGCATTTCAAAGCGTATACAAGTAGTGTGGTTAGAAGAATAGACGATAGGCAAATACTATAA
- the rsgA gene encoding ribosome small subunit-dependent GTPase A: MIDMKSYGFVPSDDREIGKTATADGCIPARVTEVHRELYKVISMHGECNARLKGTFYKEDIKSDDFPAVGDFVLLKYNESGDSQIAKVYPRKSKFSRPDNSGHNVRYVKTVLEQVVAANFDYVFILASLNHDFNINRILRYITVAWESGGTPVVLLTKADLVHDFSEQLRMVQEQAIGVDVVVVSALTGLGLSELSKYMKPASTIVFLGSSGVGKSTMVNALAGEEIMTVNTIREDDSKGRHTTTHRQLIMLKNGVMIIDTPGMRELGMWEVQDGLSETFADIKELIGQCRFSDCSHNNEPGCAILQAIENGTLSRSRYRNYLRLKGEAKFTEDKAAYLRSKKEFGKKINKELRKRRISL; the protein is encoded by the coding sequence ATGATTGATATGAAAAGCTATGGCTTTGTGCCAAGCGATGATAGAGAAATCGGGAAAACTGCGACAGCAGATGGATGTATTCCCGCTCGAGTTACGGAAGTACATCGAGAATTATATAAAGTAATTTCTATGCATGGGGAATGTAACGCAAGGCTGAAAGGTACATTTTACAAGGAGGATATAAAGTCTGATGATTTTCCTGCTGTGGGAGACTTTGTGTTATTAAAATATAATGAATCAGGTGATTCTCAAATTGCAAAGGTATATCCGAGAAAATCCAAGTTCTCCAGACCGGATAATTCAGGACATAATGTGAGATATGTGAAGACGGTCTTGGAACAGGTGGTAGCGGCTAATTTTGACTATGTATTTATTCTGGCATCCTTAAATCATGATTTTAATATAAATCGAATTCTAAGATACATTACCGTTGCTTGGGAAAGTGGTGGAACTCCAGTAGTTTTGCTAACAAAAGCGGATTTGGTTCATGATTTCAGTGAGCAATTAAGAATGGTTCAGGAGCAGGCGATAGGTGTAGATGTTGTGGTGGTTAGCGCGTTGACGGGGTTAGGATTGTCAGAACTTAGTAAATATATGAAGCCCGCTTCGACAATTGTATTTCTTGGATCCTCAGGAGTTGGAAAATCAACTATGGTCAATGCTTTAGCAGGAGAAGAGATTATGACTGTGAATACAATCAGGGAGGATGATAGCAAAGGTCGCCATACTACGACCCATCGTCAGCTAATTATGCTAAAGAATGGTGTAATGATAATTGATACTCCAGGAATGAGAGAATTGGGAATGTGGGAGGTCCAGGATGGACTGAGTGAGACATTCGCTGACATTAAAGAACTGATTGGGCAATGCAGATTCTCAGACTGCAGTCATAATAATGAACCTGGTTGTGCCATCCTTCAGGCAATAGAAAATGGAACATTGTCCCGGTCGCGCTATAGAAATTATCTCCGGTTAAAGGGAGAAGCCAAGTTTACAGAAGATAAAGCAGCATATCTGCGATCGAAGAAAGAGTTCGGCAAGAAAATCAACAAAGAATTAAGAAAGAGGAGAATATCATTATGA